The following coding sequences lie in one Sphingobium sp. KCTC 72723 genomic window:
- the miaB gene encoding tRNA (N6-isopentenyl adenosine(37)-C2)-methylthiotransferase MiaB has translation MNRNDAPNSPVTIKAPATFHVKSFGCQMNVYDGERMAEMLGTQGMTAAADGAQADLVILNTCHIREKAVDKVYSDIGRMTREDGTRPMIAVAGCVAQAEGSEISRRAKTVDIVVGPQAYHRLPDLIEKARRGEAAVDTDMPAASKFAALPGRTKQARPTAFLTIMEGCDKFCTYCVVPYTRGAEISRSWNAILDEAKALVDGGVKEITLLGQNVNAWTGEDDKGQMQGMDGLVRALAKIDALRRIRYTTSHPNDMSDGLIAAHGEIDKLMPFLHLPVQSGNDRILKAMNRSHSVDSYLRLIERVRAVRPDIAVSGDFIVGFPGETEEEFADTLKIVDKVRYAQCYSFKYSPRPGTPAADMDGQVPAAMMDDRLARLQAAINRHQVDFNTATVGRRTDILLERKGRYPGQLIGKTPWLQSVHVDVASDGQSVGIGDMIDVDIISAGPNSLAGAYSRRKAA, from the coding sequence ATGAATCGTAACGACGCCCCCAACAGCCCCGTGACCATCAAGGCTCCGGCCACTTTCCACGTCAAATCCTTCGGTTGCCAGATGAACGTCTATGATGGCGAACGCATGGCCGAAATGCTGGGGACGCAGGGTATGACCGCCGCTGCCGATGGCGCGCAGGCGGATCTGGTGATCCTCAACACCTGCCACATCCGTGAAAAGGCAGTGGATAAGGTCTATTCCGACATCGGCCGCATGACGCGCGAAGACGGCACCCGCCCGATGATCGCCGTCGCCGGCTGCGTCGCGCAGGCGGAGGGCAGCGAAATCAGTCGCCGTGCCAAGACCGTGGACATCGTCGTCGGTCCGCAGGCCTATCATCGCTTGCCCGACCTGATCGAAAAAGCGCGGCGGGGCGAAGCGGCCGTCGATACCGACATGCCTGCCGCCTCCAAATTCGCTGCTTTACCCGGACGCACGAAACAGGCGCGGCCCACCGCATTCCTGACCATCATGGAAGGGTGCGACAAATTCTGCACCTATTGCGTGGTCCCCTATACACGCGGCGCGGAAATCAGCCGGTCGTGGAACGCGATACTGGATGAGGCCAAGGCGCTGGTCGATGGCGGGGTGAAGGAAATCACGCTGCTGGGCCAGAACGTCAACGCCTGGACCGGCGAGGACGACAAGGGCCAGATGCAGGGCATGGACGGGCTGGTTCGCGCCCTTGCAAAGATCGACGCCCTAAGGCGCATCCGCTACACCACCAGCCATCCCAACGACATGAGCGACGGCCTGATCGCGGCGCATGGCGAAATAGACAAGCTGATGCCCTTCCTGCATCTGCCGGTGCAATCGGGTAATGACCGCATCCTTAAAGCGATGAACCGCAGCCATAGCGTCGATAGCTATCTGCGCCTGATCGAGCGTGTTCGTGCCGTCCGGCCAGATATTGCGGTGTCGGGCGACTTCATCGTCGGCTTCCCCGGCGAAACGGAAGAAGAATTCGCAGATACTCTCAAGATCGTCGACAAAGTGCGCTATGCACAATGCTATTCGTTCAAATATAGCCCCCGCCCCGGTACGCCCGCCGCCGACATGGATGGTCAGGTGCCTGCTGCCATGATGGACGATCGCCTCGCCCGGCTACAGGCGGCGATCAATCGCCATCAGGTGGATTTCAACACCGCCACTGTCGGTCGCCGCACCGATATCTTGCTTGAGCGCAAAGGCCGCTATCCTGGCCAGTTGATCGGCAAGACGCCATGGTTACAGTCTGTCCATGTCGATGTCGCCAGTGACGGACAATCTGTCGGCATCGGTGACATGATCGATGTCGATATCATCAGCGCCGGACCCAATAGTCTGGCCGGCGCATATAGCAGGAGGAAAGCCGCTTGA
- a CDS encoding PhoH family protein, which produces MGKKPHPPRTDIAQRARLEVTFEKPHLLGALFGQYDQNLVAIENRLGVYIAARGNKLQIEGEAEAAARARDVMTGLYNRIVAGQEIDAGAVEAVIAMSSEPTLDGIIRHDVAEPPTVMIRTRKKTIVPRSATQVTYMEALNRNDIIFALGPAGTGKTYLAVAQAVSQLITGSVDKLILSRPAVEAGERLGFLPGDMKEKVDPYLRPIYDALYDTLPAEQVERRIASGEIEIAPLAFMRGRTLANAFIVLDEAQNTTIAQMKMFLTRFGEGSRMVICGDPKQVDLPQPGSSGLADAVARLNGVEGIAMVPFGIGDVVRHPVVGRIVQAYEGPDA; this is translated from the coding sequence ATGGGCAAGAAACCGCACCCGCCCCGCACCGACATCGCCCAACGCGCCCGGCTGGAAGTCACCTTTGAAAAGCCGCATCTGCTGGGTGCGCTGTTCGGGCAATATGACCAGAATCTGGTGGCGATCGAAAACCGGCTGGGCGTCTATATCGCCGCGCGCGGCAACAAGTTGCAGATAGAGGGCGAGGCGGAAGCCGCCGCCCGCGCTCGCGACGTGATGACTGGCCTGTATAACCGCATCGTCGCCGGACAGGAAATCGACGCAGGCGCCGTGGAGGCTGTCATCGCCATGTCATCGGAACCCACGCTGGACGGCATCATTCGCCACGATGTCGCCGAACCGCCCACGGTGATGATCCGCACCCGCAAGAAAACCATCGTCCCCCGGTCAGCGACGCAGGTCACCTATATGGAGGCGCTCAATCGCAACGACATCATCTTTGCGCTAGGGCCAGCAGGCACCGGCAAGACCTATCTGGCGGTGGCGCAAGCGGTCAGCCAGCTCATCACCGGGTCGGTCGACAAGCTGATCCTGTCGCGCCCCGCCGTGGAGGCTGGCGAGCGGCTGGGCTTTCTTCCCGGCGACATGAAGGAGAAGGTCGATCCCTATCTCCGTCCGATCTACGACGCGCTGTACGACACGCTGCCCGCCGAACAGGTGGAACGGCGCATCGCTTCGGGCGAGATCGAGATTGCTCCGCTGGCCTTCATGCGCGGGCGCACGCTGGCCAACGCCTTCATCGTGCTGGACGAAGCGCAGAATACCACCATCGCTCAGATGAAAATGTTCCTCACCCGCTTTGGCGAGGGCAGCCGCATGGTCATCTGCGGCGATCCCAAACAGGTCGATTTGCCGCAACCCGGATCGTCAGGGCTGGCCGACGCCGTCGCACGGCTGAACGGGGTGGAAGGAATCGCCATGGTGCCGTTCGGCATCGGCGACGTGGTGCGTCATCCGGTTGTCGGTCGCATCGTCCAGGCCTATGAGGGACCGGACGCATGA
- the ybeY gene encoding rRNA maturation RNase YbeY, with protein MIDVAVLHDEGWPGTDWELLAQRAVVAAITQSPYAAFATDEALYEVAVKLTSDAEVHDLNRAYRDKDKPTNVLSFPMVQPDLLQATANTDDGEILLGDIVLAEGVCASEATDKGISIADHAAHLIIHGTFHLLGYDHMDDNEAEAMEALEVAALASLGLSDPYGDRMTLGD; from the coding sequence ATGATCGACGTCGCTGTCCTCCACGACGAAGGCTGGCCCGGCACCGACTGGGAACTGCTCGCGCAGCGCGCAGTCGTGGCCGCCATCACCCAAAGCCCCTATGCCGCCTTTGCAACGGACGAGGCGTTGTACGAAGTCGCAGTCAAGCTGACCAGCGACGCGGAAGTCCATGACCTCAACCGCGCCTATCGGGACAAGGACAAGCCGACCAACGTCCTGTCCTTTCCGATGGTGCAGCCCGACCTGTTGCAAGCCACCGCCAATACCGACGATGGCGAAATCCTGCTGGGCGACATCGTGCTGGCGGAAGGGGTGTGCGCGAGCGAGGCCACGGACAAAGGCATCAGCATCGCCGATCATGCTGCGCATTTGATTATCCACGGGACTTTTCATTTGCTCGGATATGATCATATGGACGACAATGAAGCCGAGGCGATGGAAGCGCTGGAAGTCGCTGCACTCGCCAGCCTTGGCCTTTCCGATCCCTATGGGGATCGCATGACATTAGGGGATTGA
- a CDS encoding hemolysin family protein, which translates to MAEGSPKDGNGSKESDSSNDGGLWSGIKSLLFGEGEATSLRKELEEALDEYDEEEQDESTAPPAKGDLSAIERQMVRNLLHFSEHTVDDVAVPRADIVAIEEKASFADLAALFAEAGHSRIPVYRDTLDTIVGMVHIRDAFAILAGKSPVPETLEPLIRQPLYVPESMGALDLLAEMRAKRTHLAIVLDEYSGTEGLLTFEDLVEEIVGDVEDEHDDAPEAMLVPLDGGLWEADARAELDDVAEEIDERLGDVEEDVDTLGGLAFVIAGRVPEPGEILLHPESGWKLEILASDGRRVTRLRLHPPVDKVEDRDD; encoded by the coding sequence ATGGCTGAGGGCAGCCCGAAGGACGGCAACGGTTCCAAGGAATCGGACAGTAGTAATGACGGCGGTTTATGGAGCGGCATAAAGTCGCTTCTGTTCGGCGAGGGTGAAGCAACCAGTCTCCGCAAGGAACTGGAGGAAGCGCTGGACGAATATGACGAGGAGGAGCAGGACGAAAGCACCGCTCCCCCGGCCAAGGGCGACCTGTCGGCGATCGAACGTCAGATGGTGCGCAACCTGCTCCATTTTTCCGAACATACGGTCGATGACGTAGCCGTGCCGCGCGCGGACATCGTTGCTATCGAGGAAAAGGCCAGCTTTGCCGATCTGGCCGCCCTGTTTGCCGAAGCGGGCCATAGCCGCATCCCGGTCTATCGCGACACGCTCGATACGATCGTGGGCATGGTCCATATCCGCGACGCCTTCGCCATTCTTGCAGGCAAGTCGCCGGTGCCGGAGACGCTGGAACCGCTGATCCGCCAGCCGCTCTACGTGCCCGAAAGCATGGGCGCGCTAGACCTGCTGGCCGAAATGCGGGCCAAGCGCACGCATCTGGCCATCGTGCTGGACGAATATTCCGGCACCGAAGGGCTGCTGACGTTCGAGGATCTGGTCGAGGAAATCGTCGGCGACGTCGAGGACGAGCATGACGATGCGCCCGAAGCCATGCTGGTGCCGCTGGACGGCGGCCTGTGGGAAGCAGATGCCCGCGCCGAACTGGACGATGTGGCCGAGGAAATCGACGAGCGGCTGGGCGATGTCGAGGAAGATGTCGATACGCTGGGCGGTCTGGCCTTCGTCATTGCCGGGCGCGTGCCTGAACCGGGCGAGATACTCCTCCACCCAGAAAGCGGATGGAAGCTGGAGATATTGGCCAGCGACGGACGCCGCGTGACTCGCCTGCGCCTGCATCCCCCCGTGGACAAGGTGGAGGATAGGGACGACTGA
- a CDS encoding histidine phosphotransferase family protein, which produces MTQSTDSIEFASLLCSRLCHDLLSPVGALNNGLELMADETDPEMRQRCLDLLADSARTSANKLKFFRLAFGSAGGFGDAVPPHEARVAIEGMFVGTGRVKVGWMVEEQMLGKLPVKVLLNLSLIVGDALVRGGQLDIGAEKRPGVTEIVVRGEGPRVILDPELRSALAGTLPPEGLGSRTAAAWMVRQLVTSAGGEIALSAPGEPVLLFGASIPG; this is translated from the coding sequence ATGACCCAATCCACTGACAGCATCGAGTTCGCCAGCCTGCTTTGTTCGCGCCTGTGCCACGACCTGCTCAGCCCGGTCGGCGCGCTCAACAACGGGCTGGAGTTGATGGCGGACGAAACTGACCCGGAAATGCGCCAGCGGTGCCTGGATCTGCTGGCGGACAGTGCGCGCACATCGGCGAACAAGCTGAAATTCTTCCGTCTGGCCTTCGGTTCTGCGGGCGGATTTGGCGATGCGGTGCCGCCGCATGAAGCGCGGGTCGCGATTGAGGGAATGTTCGTCGGCACGGGCCGCGTCAAGGTCGGCTGGATGGTCGAGGAACAGATGCTGGGCAAGCTGCCAGTCAAGGTTCTGCTCAACCTGTCGCTGATCGTCGGTGATGCGCTGGTGCGCGGTGGCCAACTGGACATCGGGGCGGAAAAGCGGCCGGGCGTCACCGAAATCGTTGTCCGGGGTGAAGGGCCGAGGGTCATTCTGGACCCGGAACTACGCTCTGCGCTGGCCGGGACGCTGCCGCCGGAAGGGCTGGGGTCGCGTACCGCCGCAGCATGGATGGTGCGTCAGTTGGTGACGAGCGCAGGCGGCGAAATTGCCCTGTCCGCCCCCGGCGAGCCAGTGCTGTTATTTGGTGCTTCCATTCCGGGGTGA
- a CDS encoding Mov34/MPN/PAD-1 family protein, which produces MSHEIASSLLDRITALAAAEPHEVCGLLLGEAGRIDAIMPAANVAPDPARHFELDPATLIAAHRRARARGPAVIGHYHSHPSGVAQPSATDLACAAPDGSLWLIVAGSDVGLWSALPDADGRVHFVPATLCVL; this is translated from the coding sequence ATGAGCCACGAAATTGCAAGTTCGCTGCTGGACCGGATTACAGCACTGGCGGCAGCGGAACCGCATGAAGTGTGCGGCTTGTTGCTGGGCGAAGCGGGGCGGATCGACGCGATCATGCCTGCCGCCAATGTGGCGCCCGATCCTGCCCGCCATTTCGAACTGGATCCGGCCACGCTGATCGCGGCGCACCGTCGGGCGCGCGCGCGTGGTCCAGCGGTCATCGGCCATTATCATTCTCACCCTTCCGGCGTAGCCCAACCGTCTGCTACCGATCTCGCGTGCGCCGCGCCTGATGGCAGCTTGTGGCTGATCGTTGCGGGTAGCGACGTTGGCCTGTGGAGCGCGTTACCCGACGCGGATGGGCGCGTGCATTTCGTTCCGGCGACGTTGTGCGTCCTGTGA
- a CDS encoding RluA family pseudouridine synthase, producing MGPGVSIIEATIMQAQHGFRLDRALADLLPNLSRERLKALINDGHVRLTGQSAKIGTTTKVAIGQHYIVTLPAPVALDTVAQDIPLTIVHEDADLIVVDKPAGLVVHPAAGNLDGTLVNALLHHCKGQLSGIGGVARPGIVHRIDKDTSGLLVVAKSDKAHEGLARQFKDHSIERLYAAIVYGHPVPGNGTIDAWLGRSDADRKKMAVHREGRGKHAVTHYRIMERLQDAAMVECKLETGRTHQVRVHMAHIGHPLIGDPVYSRDRKGFKSILETLGFKRQALHAKSLGFIHPVSGERLMFLSALPADMQELLSQLHV from the coding sequence ATGGGTCCGGGGGTTTCCATCATCGAAGCGACAATCATGCAGGCGCAACATGGGTTTCGGCTGGACCGTGCGCTGGCGGACCTGCTGCCCAACCTGTCGCGCGAGCGGCTGAAGGCACTCATCAACGATGGCCATGTCCGCTTGACCGGACAATCGGCAAAGATCGGCACCACTACTAAGGTAGCGATCGGCCAGCATTATATCGTCACCCTGCCTGCGCCGGTTGCGCTGGACACAGTGGCCCAGGACATTCCGCTGACCATCGTGCATGAAGATGCCGACTTGATCGTGGTCGACAAGCCTGCCGGTCTGGTCGTCCATCCTGCCGCCGGCAATCTGGACGGGACGCTGGTCAACGCGCTGCTCCATCATTGCAAAGGGCAATTATCCGGCATCGGCGGCGTGGCCCGCCCCGGCATCGTCCATCGCATCGACAAGGACACGTCCGGGCTTCTCGTCGTCGCCAAATCCGACAAGGCGCATGAAGGATTGGCGCGTCAGTTCAAGGACCACAGCATCGAACGGCTATATGCCGCGATCGTCTATGGCCATCCGGTCCCCGGCAACGGCACGATCGACGCCTGGCTCGGCCGTTCCGACGCTGATCGAAAAAAGATGGCCGTTCATCGGGAAGGGCGCGGCAAACATGCGGTAACCCATTATCGCATCATGGAGCGGTTGCAGGACGCCGCCATGGTCGAGTGCAAGCTGGAAACCGGCCGCACCCATCAGGTTCGCGTCCATATGGCCCATATCGGACACCCCTTGATCGGTGATCCGGTTTACAGTAGGGATAGAAAAGGTTTCAAATCAATACTGGAAACACTGGGTTTCAAAAGGCAGGCATTGCACGCCAAAAGCCTGGGGTTCATACATCCGGTATCGGGCGAACGGCTTATGTTCTTAAGTGCACTGCCTGCCGATATGCAGGAACTGTTAAGCCAGCTCCACGTATAG
- the rpoH gene encoding RNA polymerase sigma factor RpoH has translation MANKSNVPAVPALGGEASLNRYLSEIRKFPLLTPEQEYMLAKRYEEHQDPEAAAQLVTSHLRLVAKIAMGYRGYGLPVSELISEGNIGLMQGVKKFEADRGFRLATYAMWWIRASIQEFILRSWSLVKMGTTAAQKKLFFNLRRMKNNIEAFEDGDLRPEDVTKIATDLGVSEQDVISMNRRMAMGGDTSLNVPMREDGEGQWQDWLQDNDPLQDERVADEQEKTMRHEMLVEAMTDLNDREKHILAERRLAEEPKTLEELSQVYGVSRERVRQIEVRAFEKLQKAMMRIAGDRLSQMARFAVA, from the coding sequence ATGGCCAACAAGAGCAATGTCCCTGCGGTTCCGGCATTAGGCGGTGAAGCCAGCCTCAACCGTTATCTTTCGGAAATCCGCAAATTTCCGCTGCTCACCCCTGAGCAGGAATATATGCTGGCCAAGCGGTATGAGGAGCATCAGGATCCTGAAGCCGCAGCACAGTTGGTGACGTCGCATCTGCGCCTGGTGGCGAAGATCGCGATGGGCTATCGCGGCTATGGCCTGCCGGTCAGCGAGCTGATTTCCGAAGGCAATATCGGCCTGATGCAGGGCGTGAAAAAGTTCGAGGCCGATCGCGGTTTCCGGCTGGCGACTTATGCCATGTGGTGGATCCGTGCTTCGATTCAGGAATTCATCTTGCGCAGTTGGTCGCTGGTCAAGATGGGGACCACTGCGGCGCAAAAGAAGCTGTTCTTCAACCTGCGCCGGATGAAGAATAATATCGAAGCGTTCGAGGATGGCGACCTGCGCCCTGAGGACGTGACCAAGATCGCGACCGATCTGGGCGTGTCTGAGCAGGACGTGATTTCCATGAACCGCCGCATGGCGATGGGTGGCGATACGTCGCTCAACGTGCCGATGCGCGAAGATGGCGAAGGTCAGTGGCAGGACTGGTTGCAGGACAATGATCCGCTTCAGGACGAGCGGGTTGCCGACGAACAGGAAAAGACCATGCGTCATGAGATGCTGGTGGAGGCGATGACTGACCTGAACGATCGGGAAAAGCATATCCTGGCCGAACGGCGCTTGGCCGAAGAACCCAAGACGCTGGAGGAACTGAGCCAGGTCTATGGCGTGTCGCGTGAGCGGGTGCGCCAGATCGAGGTGCGGGCGTTTGAGAAACTGCAAAAAGCAATGATGCGGATTGCGGGCGACAGGTTGAGCCAGATGGCGCGCTTTGCCGTAGCCTGA
- the mtgA gene encoding monofunctional biosynthetic peptidoglycan transglycosylase has translation MTIPSPPRRSRWISVPFRIILGFVALSLLMVAIYRFVPPPVTLTMLFDANGITKDWTSLDEIDPDMARAAIAGEDGKYCSHHGFDVDAIAKAAIHNASGGRIRGGSTISQQTAKNVFLWQGGGFVRKGLEAWFTMLIEAIWGKRRIMEVYLNVAETGIGTYGVQAGAIRYFHHGADRLSKAEAGRIAAVLPLPKKRAAVAPSGFTRRYGNTIARRIEVVQRDGLDGCLR, from the coding sequence ATGACAATCCCCTCCCCTCCCCGCCGTTCACGCTGGATCAGCGTACCGTTCAGGATCATCCTTGGCTTCGTTGCGCTGTCGCTGTTGATGGTCGCCATCTATCGCTTCGTGCCGCCGCCGGTGACGTTGACGATGCTGTTCGACGCCAATGGCATCACGAAGGACTGGACCAGCCTGGACGAGATCGACCCGGATATGGCACGGGCGGCGATTGCGGGGGAGGACGGGAAATATTGTTCGCATCATGGTTTTGATGTCGACGCGATTGCCAAGGCGGCGATCCATAATGCCAGCGGCGGGCGCATAAGGGGCGGATCGACGATCAGCCAGCAGACCGCGAAAAACGTGTTCCTGTGGCAGGGCGGCGGGTTCGTGCGCAAGGGGCTGGAGGCGTGGTTCACCATGCTGATCGAGGCGATCTGGGGCAAGCGGCGGATCATGGAAGTCTATCTGAACGTCGCGGAGACGGGGATCGGCACTTATGGCGTGCAGGCAGGCGCGATCCGTTATTTCCACCATGGTGCAGACCGGCTGAGCAAGGCAGAGGCCGGGCGGATCGCCGCCGTGTTGCCGCTGCCCAAGAAGCGCGCGGCAGTCGCACCGTCGGGCTTTACCCGGCGCTATGGCAACACGATCGCGCGGCGGATCGAGGTAGTGCAGCGCGATGGGCTGGACGGGTGTTTGCGGTGA